CGGAAGCGGGCGGCCTCGCGGTCGCAGAAGATGCCGCCCCAGGTGAAACGTTCCGGCGCTTCGCGGACGGCGACGGTCTCCGGGAACAGCACGGCGGAGTTGGTGTCGTAGCCGGCGGTGAAGTCCTCGAAGGCGATGCCGAGGTAGCCGGGGTTGTCGAAGCGGGTGCGCTCCAGCTCGGCGATCCACTCGGGCCAGACGACCTTCAGCAGGACGGCTTCCAGGTTGCGGTCCGGGTTGCCGTTCTGGGTGTACATCGGGAAGACCACCAGGTGGCCGATGCCGTCGACGCGGTGCTGGTCGGGGCGGAAGGCCAGCAGGGAGTCGAGGAAGTCGGGCTCCCGGTAGCCGGTGTCGGCCCACTTGCGCAGGTCGGCGCGGACGGCGTCGAGGTACTCGGCGTCGTGCGGGAACAGCGGCGCGAGCTCGGCGACGGCGTCCTGCACGGTCTGCACGAGCGGGTCGACGGTGTGGCGCGGCACGGCGGCCAGGTCGATGGAGCCGTCCTTGGACTGCAGCGGCCGCAGGGCCTCGACGGCGTCCTTGAGGCGCAGCCAGGCCGGGTGGCCGGCCGGCTCCGCGGTGTGGGCGTCGCCCGCGACCGCGAGCGTCGGCGAAAGATTCTGCATCACAGGCTCACTTCGACAGGAGTTATTTCGACAAGACCACGTTAAGTGCGAAAGGTTCTCCGGCTCAAGGTCGGTTTGACGGCAGACACTCCAGTTCGTAGCGCTGCCGATCACCGACCTCTACGCGATGGATGAATCGGGCAGTTCCGGCGCGGGCGGCGGATGGCACCCGGTACGCCCCGACCATGCCCCGGCCCGAGGGGGCCCGCCACCGGGGCGTCCACGCTGCGCACAGGCCCGCTCACGCCTCGGTGCGCCCCCGTTCGCGCCCTGCTGCCGCCGGGTGCGGTCGGTGATCGTGGAGGTGGCCCGAACGTCCGGCACGGAGGGGGACGCGATGCACGGTCCGGCGCTGGTGAGCTGGCTCTTGGCGGCGCTGGCCGCGGGCAGCGGCGGGTACTGCGGGTGGCGGGTGCGGCGCCGGCGGTCGGAGCCATCCTGCGGCGAGCACCGCTCGCGCCACGAGTCGGACGTGCTGGAGGCGGCGATGGGCCTGGGCATGGCCGGGATGGCGCTGCTACCGGGAGTGTTCTGGGGCTGGCCGTACGCGCTGCTGGCGGCGGTGCTGCTGGTCGGCGCGCTGGCAGGGCGGGGCAGGGGTCTGCGGGCGCACCGGCTGCACCACGGGATCGGCGCGCTGGCGATGGCGTACATGGCGCTGGCGATGGCCGGCGGCTCCCCCGGCGGCCACGCCGCGCACCACGGGCAGCCGGGCGGGCTGCCCGTGCTGACGGGCGTGCTGCTGGTGTACTTCGGGGCCTACGCGCTCTGGGAGGGCAGCCGGGTGCTGACCTCGGGCGGGGCGGCGGTGGCGGCGGCGCCGCTGCCGCGGGCCTGCCGGGCGGCGATGGGGATCGGGATGTTCGCGATGCTGCTGACGGTCTGAGGCGGGCGCAGCGGCAGGGCGGGGCTGACGGTGCGTCGGAAACGCCGCCCCGGCGTGGCCTTGGTCACTGGACCGGCCCGGGCGTTCCGCGTGGGCGTGAGGGCGCATAGGTTGGGGGGAAGCGCATCGCCGCGCCTCGAAATCCCTCTCGGGGAGCCCCTGCCATGACGGCACTGCTGAGCCTGCTGGTGCTCGGACTGCTGCTCGCCACCGTGGCGCCGAGCCGTCTGGCCCGGGCCCGCTGGCCGGAGCGCGAACCGGTGCTGGCCCTGCTGGTGTGGCAGATGCTGGTGGTCGCCGTGCTGCTGTGCTGCGTGCTGAGCCTGCTGCTGGCGAGTGCGGCCGCTCTCCCCGCCTGGCGGGACGTGGTGTTCGCGGGCGCCCCGGCCGGGGTGGAGGAGTCGTACGCGCTGGCCGGCCTGGAGGGCTGGGGCCGGCTGTCGGCGGCGGTGCTGGCGGCGGGCGGGGTGTGGACAGCGGTGTCACTGGCCCGGGAGGTCCGCTCGGCGCGCGCGGAGCGCGGCCACCGCCATGACCAACTGGTGCGGCGCGCGCCGGAGTTGCCGGATTCGCTGACGCCCCGTCGGCGGGTCAGGGAGCCGCTGGTGGTGCTGGAGAACGTGCGGCCGCAGGCGTGGTCGCTGCCCGGGCCGCGGGCCCGGCTGGTGGTCACCACGGGGGCGCTGCAGCAGCTGTCGGACCGCGAGTTGGCGGCGGTGCTGAGCCACGAGCGCGGGCACGTCCGGGCCCGGCACCACTGGCTGGCGCAGTGCGCGCAGGCCCTGGCGACCGGCTTCCCCGGGGTGGAGGTCTTCTCGGCGTTCCGGGACCAGGTGGCGGTGCTGGTCGAGCTGGCGGCGGACGACCGGGCGGCGCGCCGGCACGGCCGGGTGACCACGGCGCTCGCGCTGGCCGAGCTGAACAGCGAGGTGTTCGCCTCCTGCCCGCCGCGGCAGCTGGCGCAGTCCCCCGCGCGGGTGGACCGGCTGCTGCTGGGCGCGCCGCGGCTGCCGGTGCCGGCCCGGCTGGGGTGGACCCTGGCGGCGCTCGCGGCGCCGCTCGGCGCGGCGCTGCTGGCAGCCGCGCCCGGGCTCTCCGCGCTGTTCTGACGCCCCGCCCGAAACTGCTCGTGCCCCGCGGGGCCGGGACCGCCGCGTACGGCCCGCAGCGGCCTTCTGGTGCCCCCTTCAGGGCAGTTGACGGAACGTCAGCGCCGCGGCGTCACTCGCCGAGCGTCTCGGCGAGGATGCGGCGGTGCACGGGGCGGGCCTTGAGGTACCGCTCGCGACCCTCGCCGGTCAGCGTGATGTAGATGCCGCGGCGGTCGGCCTCGCAGAGCGAGCGCTGCACCAGCCCGGCTTTCTCCAGGCGGGCGACCAGTCGGGAGAACGCGCTCTGGCTGAGGTGCACCGTGCCGGCCACCACCTGGGCGCGGGCGTCTCCGGTGCGCTTGCCCTGCTCGAACTCCCAGAGGCGCTCCAGCAGTTCGAACTCGCTGACGCCCAGACCGTACGCCTCGCCCAGCTCGCGGTCGATGGCGCACGAGGTGGCCGCGTGGCGGGCCAGCAGGGCGCGCCACTGCTGGGTGAGCTCCGCCTCCGCGGCGGGGTCGTGGTCTGGGTCGAGGTCGGTCACACCGCCACGGTAGCACATGCACGCGCATCTGTTGCATCCACATTAAATGCACTTGCATCCCATGCACATGCATGTAGCGTTCTGTGCCATGACCGACACGACCGCCCAGGCCGGCTCGACCGCGACGAGCCCGGCCGACCCGACGAACCCGACCCACTCGACCGACACGCACTGGAGCCCACGGCTCTGGGGCGCCCTGGTGGTGCTCTGCGCCGCGATGTTCCTGGACGCGCTGGACGTGTCGATGGTCGGGGTGGCCCTGCCCTCGATCGGCGCCGACCTGCACCTGTCCGACTCCGCCCTGCAGTGGGTGGTCAGTGGCTACGTCCTCGGCTACGGCGGGCTGCTGCTGCTCGGCGGCCGGGCCGCCGACCTGCTCGGCCGCCGCCGGGTGTTCCTGGTCGCGCTGGCGGTGTTCGCCGCCGCCTCGCTGCTCGGCGGCCTCGTCGACAGCGGCCCGCTGCTGATCGGCGCCCGCTTCCTGAAGGGCGTCAGCGCCGCCTTCACCGCCCCGGCCGGCCTGTCCATCATCACCACCACCTTCGCCGAGGGCCCGGCCCGCAACCGCGCGCTGTCCATCTACACCACCTGCTCCGCCGCCGGCTTCTCGCTCGGCCTGGTCATCAGCGGCCTGCTGACGTCCGCCGGCTGGCGGCTGACGTTCCTGATGCCCGTCCCCGTCGCGCTGATCGCGCTGGTCGCCGGCATCAAGCTGCTGCCCCGTCAGCACGGCGAGCACCGCGCCACCGGCGGGTACGACGTGGCGGGCGCGATCACCGGCACCGTCGCCGTCCTGCTCCTGGTCTTCACGGTCACCGAGGCGCAGGGCGCCGGCTGGCTCTCGCTGCGCACGATCGGCTCGCTGCTGCTGGTGGCGGCGCTGGCCGCGGCCTTCCTGCTGATCGAGGCGCGCACCGCGCATCCGCTGGTCCGGCTCGGCATCTTCCGCAACGCGGGAGTGCGCCGGGCGAACCTCACGGCGCTGACGCTGATGGGCTCCTACGCGGGCTTCCAGTTCGTGGCCACGCTCTACCTGCAGCGGCTGCTCGGCTGGTCGGCGCTGGAGACGGCGCTCGGCCTGCTGCCGGGCGGCGCGGTGGTGGCCTTCTCCGCGGGTGCGGTCGGCCGCCTGCTCGACCGGTTCGGCCCGGAGCGGGTGCTGCCGGTCGGCGTGGCCTCGATGGCCCTCGGCTACGCCCTGTTCCTTCGGCTCGACGAGCACAGCGGCTTCGCCGGCCTGGTGCTGCCCAGCATGCTGCTGATCGGCGCGGGCTTCGCGTTGGCCTTCCCTTCGATCAACGTCGCCGCCACCAGCGGCGTGTCGGACGACGAGCAGGGCCTGGCCTCCGGCCTGGTGAACACCGCGCTCCAGGTGGGCGGCGCGATCGTGCTGGCCGTCACCACCGCGGTGCTCACCGCGGGCACCGGGGGCGGCACCGATGCCCATGCCCAACTGGCGGGCTACCGCCCCGCGTTGCTGCTGGTGACGGGCACCACCGCGCTCGGCCTGCTGATCGCCCTGACGGGCGCGCTGCGCTCCGGCCGCCGCCCCGTCGAGCTGCCGCCGGTGCCGGACTACCGGTACCCGGAGGCCTCGACGGCCACGGAGACGGAGGTGCTGTCGAAGCGCTGAACCTCCGGGCAGTCGACCCCTCGCTGCCCGTCGGAACGCCCCGGCCCCGCGTCGGAGTCCGGCTCCACCAAACCCCCGTGTTGGTGGAGCCGGAGCGCGTCCCGCAGCCGGCCCGACCGGGCGGTGCGGACGTTCGGAGCAGACACCATGGCAGTTTGCCGGGCCGCGGTCAATCCGGTGGGCCGGCCGGATCCCGAACCCCCGCGCCACTTCCGGCGCCCGGGGTCCCGCCGGTTCGCTACTGGCCCTTCAGGATCGTCCGGAGCAGGTCGAGGGTCTGCTGCGGGGTCAGGCTGTCCACGCAGAGCCGCTCCATCACCTGCAGGTACTCGTCCACGTCGTCGCGCTTGTCGAGGTAGAGCGCGCTGGTCAGCTGCTCCAGGTAGACCACGTCGGGCAGGTCCTGCTCGGGGAACCGGAGCACCGAGAAGGCCCCGCTCTCGCCGGCGTGCGCACCGAACCGGAACGGCATCACCTGGATGACCACGCTGGGGAGTTGGGCCAGCTCGACCAGGTGCTCCAGCTGGGCGCGCATCACCTCGGGGCCGCCGACCGGGCGGCGCAGCGCGGCCTCGTCGATGACGGCCCAGAGCTTTGGCCCGCGGCCGTCGGTGAGCAGCTTCTGCCGGCGGGTGCGCAGGGCGACGCGGCGGTCGATCTCGTCCTCGGCGAGCGTGGGCCGGTTCTGCGCGAAGATCGCCCCGGCGTACTCCTCGCACTGCAGCAGGCCGGGGACGAACTGCACCTCGTAGGTGCGGATCAGCGCGGCGGCCTCCTCCAGGCCGATGTAGGTCTGGAACCAGTTGGGCAGCACGTCGTTGTAACTGTGCCACCAGCCGGACTTGTTGGCCTCGCGGACCAGCGCGAGCAACGACTCGCGCTCGGCCCCGCCGGACAGGCCGTAGAGGCTGAGCAGGTCGGCGACGTCGCGCTCCTTGAAGGAGACTCGGCCGAGCTCCATCCGGCTGATCTTGGACTCGGAGGCGCGGATCGCGTAGCCCGCGTCCTCACGCGTGATCGCACAGCCCTCGCGGAGCCGGCGGAGCTGGGAGCCGAGGAGGATGCGGCGCACCATCGAGCCCCCGCCGGGCTGAACTGTGGTCATCTGACCAAACCTCCACTGGGACGGACCAGTTGCACAGTCTGCCATCACTTGGGCGCACTGAGTGCCGATAGTGGTGCGGCCGGCTACCGCTTCGGTCACTCTTCCACCATCTTGCACGTGCATCCGGGCCATGCATATGCCAATCGCACGACTGCACGTGAATCGACTCTTGCATCTGCCGTGAGCGCAGAGGACCATGGTGCACGTGCACTTGCACGCCCTTGGCAATCCCGCGGGCTCCGCGTCGACCCCTTAACGCGCATCCGCACACCCTCCCAGCAACGCCCGTGCGTCGCTGGGCACTTGTGTGTGCGCTGACCGGGTCGGTCCGGTGGCCGAGCGGCCGAGCGAGTCGGAGGTGACCGGCATGACCCCGGTGGGTCCCGCCGTGTCCGCCCCCTTATGGGAGGAGCTCTTCATGAGCACCGGTACGGCCCTGGCGACCGACCCGCATGTGGTCAGCTGCACCCTCGCTCCCCGCTTCGAAGCCGTGCGCACCGCGCGGGAGTTCACCAGGGACGCCCTGAACGGCTGGGGCCTCGGCGAACTCTTCGACGACGTGGCCCTGGTGGCCTCCGAGCTGGTGACCAACGCCCTGCGGCACGCGCTCGGCCAGAGCGAGCCCTCGCGCGTCCCGGCCCAGAGCAGCCCGCAGTTGGCGGCCGGGGCGCTGCCGATCCGGATCAGCCTGGTGCACCGCGCCCCGCAGGTGGTCTGCGCGGTGAGCGACCCGTCCAGTACCGGCCCGATCGCCCGGGAGGCCGACTTCGTGGCCGAGTCCGGCCGGGGCCTGCACCTGGTCGACTCCTTCTCCCGCTCCTGGGGCTGGCACCCGCTGGCCGGCGCCGGCAAGGTGGTGTGGGCGTTGTTCGACGCCCGCGCGGCCGAGCCCGTCACCGAGTCCTCGCTGTCCAACCTCGGCCGGCACCGCCGCTCCGCCTGACCCACTGGTCCAACCCGAGCCCGCCCGGCAGTTCTGACCCGACGTCAGGACAGCGGGGGCTTCCGCTGAACACGAAGGCCGTCGCGGAGGGATTCCACGACGGCCCGGGTGCACAGGACTCGATGTGCAGTCAGGGCGTTCCGCCCAGGTGGTCGAATTCCCCGTCCTTCACCCCGAGCAGCATCGCGGTGATCTCGGCCCGGGTGTAGACGAGCGCCGGCCCCTCCGGGAAGCGCGAGTTGCGCATCGCCACCTCGCCGTTCGCCAGCGCGGCGAACTCCACGCAGTTGCCCTTCGAGTTGCTGTGCCGGCTCTTCTGCCAGACCACCCCGTCGAGGTCCGCTGCCGCCATGCCGTTGTACGCCTCACGCATTGTCTTCTCCCCAGAGCCTGGCGAATGCCTCACTTGACGTGATGATAGCTCGCCTGCACGTGCATCAGCATGGGAAACGTCCCGTGCAAAGGAACGTGCCGATGCCGACACCAAGCCTTCACAGCGCCGTAATTGACGGTGCGTAAGGGGACACAGCCGGGCGAAACGCCAGTCACTCCATGACCGTCCGCACACAGCCGTCAGCTCGTTGTCGATCATCACCCCTTATCACGCGGCTCACAGCCAGTCACAGTTCGCACTGTGATGACCGTCACTTCCTGGCGGAAAGCCGCCCGCTGTCGGCATCCGGCTGCAATGGCCCCGGGGCGATGTCCTACGATCTGGCCCATGAGCACCGCAGCCATCCCGGGCGCGCCACTGCCCGTCCGCACTCCAGGCTCCCGTGCGCGGGGGCGCCACCGCGCCGAGCGCCGTGAGATCGTGGCCGGTTCGCCTGCCCTGGTGCTGGCGGTTCCGGCCGTCGCCGGGCCGGAGAGCCGTCCGATCGTCGACGAGCTGCTGTCCATCGTGCGCGGCGAGCAGCCGGGCATCGAGGTGACGGCGGCCTACCTGGGCGGGGAGGACGCGCCGACCGTCGCCGACCTGCTGGCCGGCGCCGCCGAGGCCGGCCTGCCCGCACCGGTGATCCAGCCGCTGACGCCCGGCCCGCACGAGTTCCTGTCCGAGCTGACCAAGCTGGCCGCCGAGACCGGCGCTCAGGTGCTGGACCCGCTGGGCCCGCACACCAAGCTGTCCGAGGCCGTCCACGTGCGGCTGTCCGAGGCCGGGCTGGCCCGCGCCGACCGGGCCCGGCTGTTCGCCATCGCGACCGCCGCCGACGGCGTGGTGCTGACCACGGTCGGCGGCCAGGACGCCGCCGAGGCGGCCGGGATGACCGGCGTGCTGCTGGCCTCCCGGCTGGCGGTCCCGGTGGTTCCGGCGGCGCTGGACGTGCCCGGCTCGGTGGCCGCGGCCGTCGCGCACCTGAGGGCGATGGGCGCCGAGCGTCCCGCGCTGGCCCCGCTGGTGATCGGCCCGGAGGCCGACTCCGAGCTGCTGGCCACCGCCGCCGAGGAGACCGGCTGCCCGAGCGCCGCCCCGATCGGCGCCTACCCGACGGTGGGTCAGCTGATCGCCGCCACCTACCTGGCGGTCCTCCCGGAGCCGACCCAGGAGCAGCTGGAGGCCGCCGCGGCGGCCTCCGAGCAGCGCACCCCGGGGGCGCACGCGGCGCGCTGACGCCGACCAAGGGCCGCGACGGGCAGGGGCAGCGAATCGACGCGCTCCCGCCCGTCGCGCTTTCCGGCCGATCCGGCCCGCGGGTCGCGGGGGCGGCCAGTCAGCCGGCGATCCGGCCCGTCCGCGGCGCGCTGTCGGTGAACTTCAGCGCGGGCAGCGCCACCGCCCGCGGCGGGCCCGGCGCCTCGGCGGGGGCGGTGGCGGCGTTCCACGGGGTGCCGGCCAGGCCCTGCCCGCCGCCCTTGCTCAGCGCCACGGCCTGCGACTGCCCGGCCTTGCGGAACAGGATCCGCTTGGGCTCGGGCGACTCCGGGTCGAGCCAGAGCTCGGTGCCGCCGAACTCGCAGTCCAGCACCGCGATGTCGTCGGGCTTGCCGTCGTCGGTGGCCCGGAACGCCACCCCGGCCTTGCGGTAGCCGGTCAGCCGGCTGCGGCTCAGCGTGACGGTCTCGCCGTCCAGCTGGTGCTTGAAGGTGGCCACCGCGTAGTCGGAGTGCCCGGCGGCGTCGATCAGCAGGCCGTCGAAGACGGTGCCCTTGTCGCGGCCCAGCGCGTGGATCGCCACGCCGCCGGCCCCGTTGCCGTACAGCACCGAGGCGGTGTAGTCGAAGTCGTTCAGGTAGGCGCCGTGCTCGATGCCCCAGCCGCCGTTGTGGTAGCCGACGAACTGGGTGACGGTGTGGTGGTGTTCGGCGTTCAGCCAGACGAAGACGCCGTTCTCCAGGTTGTTGTGCGCCAGGCAGCGTTCGAAGGTCCAGACGCCTTCGCTGGTCTCCGGCCACTCGTAGCCGGACGCGCCGGTGGCGCCCTGTACGCCGACGGCCACGCAGTCCCGGGCCGAGGAGCCCGTCCCGGCGCCCAGGCTGAAGCCGGTCAGCCGGTAGCCGCGCGGGTTGGGCTCGTACACCGTGCGGGAGGCGACGCAGCCCTCGTAGGCGATGTCGTTCGACGGACCCTGCGGGGTGCGGGTGTCGATCGGGCCGTCCCACCAGTAGGCGTCCTCCCAGGTGTTGTGGGAGATGCAGCCGCGGAAGGCGATGCCGTGCGCCGCGTGCGGCACGAACGCGTGGCTGCCGGTGTCCCTGACCACCACGCCCTCGACCACGGTGCCGCGCGAGCTGTCCAGCAGCATGTGGAAGTGCAGCCCGTAGCGGCCCAGCACCGGCTCGGTGACGGGCTTCCCGTTCCAGCTGTCCTTGCCGTCGGCGCGCGGGCCCATCCAGCGGATCGCGGTGTGCCGGACGTCGGCCGGCCGGCTGGAGGTCAGGTGGACGTGCGCCCGGCCCTGCTCGGTGCCCTCCACCCGGACGTTGCGGCTGAGGTTGAGCACCTCCGCGCCGAAGGTCGGGCCGCCGCCGACCGCGACCCGCGGGTGGGCGTGCTTCAGTGGGGCGCTCAGGGTGACGGTGGCGCCGTCCACCTGCTCGACCGTCACCAGGTCGTAGGAGGTGGAGAAGTCGTCCGCGTCCGGACCGGCGGTCGGGGTGACGGCCAGTTCGTCGCCCGGCTGCCAGCCCTCGGGAGCGGCGGCCAGCCTGATCGTGCTGTCGCCGGGCCTGAGGTCGGCGGCGGCCCGCACCCAGGCGGTGCGGGGCGCACCGTCCAGCCGCAGGTAGCCCTGGCCGGTGACCCACAGGCCGGTGTCGCTGTCCACGACCGTCATCCCGCCGCCCTGGAAGCGCCGCTCGTCGACGTTCGGGAACCGCAGGGTGTGGGTGTGCGCGGCGTCGGGGGCCAGGGCCAGGGTGCCGCGCACCTCGACGTTGCCGGCGCTGGCGAGGGTCAGCGACCGGTCCTTGGCGAACACCAGCGAGCCGGTCTTCTCCACCAGGAGCGAGCCGACCTGGACGTCGGCGTCCAGCAGCACCTTGTCGGTGATCCGCACCGCGCTGCCCGCCGCCGGGACCTTGCCGCCCCAGCCCTTGGGGTCCGACCACTTGCGGCCGCCCTCGTCGACCGGCGGCGGCGACAGCGAGGGCTGCGGACCCGCCGAGGCGGGCGGCGGCGCGGGCGTCCCGTGCTGATGGCCCGTCGGGGCCCCGCTCGGCAGCGGGAGCCGTGCCACCGGCTCGCCCGCCCCGGCCAGCGACTGCCGCAGGGCCACTCCCCCGCCGAGCGCGGTCACCGTGCCGACCGCCAGCCAGGTCAGCATCCGCCGCCGCCCGACCACCGGCCGCCGGTGCCGCCCGGCCGCGGGTTGATCGTTGTCGCGCTGGTCCACAATGGCCGCCCTCCCGGGGCGCAGGGAACTCCGACTCAACTCGCCTGCAGCATAGGCAGAAGAGCCATCGGAGCCGCGCAACTCGGCCGAGGGTAAGCATCCTGACGTAGTGCCAGGGCCGGGGCCCGGGCGGTCGAACAGGTGCGCAGGTGATCACCGGATTCACAGTCGGGAAATGTCCCCGACGGGGCGCTATTTGACGGTCTGTCATTGAATGTGGAGCGATCGTCCGTGGACAGTAGGTTCGTTGTCCATTGTTGTCCCGATTGGTCTCCCAGCAGTGGTCACGGGATGGTTAAGGTGGCCGGTCGGCGGTGGTGGCGGAGGGGTGAAGGTCTCTAATTTGAGCCTTTGCATTTGCACCAGATTCTGCTGCCACTCCTTCTGGTGTCGGGGTGGGCTTGGTGCGACGATTTCCGTCCATTGGGGAGATTTCGGTGGGGACTTGGCGTGTACGCTCCCCACTCTGGCGCTGGCTTCGCGGCCAGACGCGCGGAGTGGGGCTATTGACGATTCTGGCCGTGCTGACGTCGATACTGGTGGTGCCCGGCGCGGCGTTCGCGCAGGCGAAGCCGCCGAAGGTGTGGGTGCCGCCCAACACTCCGGTGCAGGAGACGAAGTCGGTCAACGGCCACGACGAGGTCCTGGCCCCGGTACCGGCCGACGGCGGGCCGGCGGTGGCCGCGCCCGCCCCGCGCAAGGCGAAGACGGGTTCGGCGACGGTCACCCTCGGCGGCGCGTCCCAGGAGCAGTTGGCGGCGCGGAAACTGACGGGCGGTGCGGCGCCGTCCTCGGGTGGTGAGGCACGGGTACAGGCCGGCGATCTGCCGGTGTTCCTGACGGACCGGGGGGCAGCGAAGGACGCCTCCTCGGCAGGCGCACCGCAGCTGAAGGTCGACGTGCTGGACGGCGCGAAGGCCGCGGGCCGCGCCGGTCCCGTCGTCGCGGTCGGCGGTGCGGGCGGTTCCGCGAAGGCGGGCCACCCGCTGGCCGTGTCGCTGGCCCTGAAGGACCTGATCGGCGAGGGGGCGTGGTCGGACCGCGCGCGGCTGGTGCAACTGCCGGAGTGTGCGCTGACAACGCCCGAGAAGGCGGAGTGCCGGAAGAGCACGCCGGTGCCCTCCACCCTCGACGCACGCTCGGGCACCCTGTCCGCCGACGTCGAACTGCCCGCCGCCTCCGCCTCGGCTGCGCTGAACTCGGCGGCGTCGTCGTCGGGTTCGGTCGTTCGGGCGGGCTTCGTGGAGTCCGCTGCCGCGTCCTCGGGAACGATGGTGCTGGCGGCGGAGGCTTCTCCGTCGGGTTCGATGGGCTCGTACGCGGCGACGGCGATCGCGCCGTCGGCGGCGTGGAGTGCGGGCACCAACGCCGGCAACTTCACCTACTCCTACACCGTGGACCTGCCGACCGCGGTGGGCGGCGCGGCGCCCAGCGTGGTGCTGAGCTACGACTCCTCGTCCGTGGACGGCCGCACCGCGGCCAACAACTCCCAGCCCTCCTGGATCGGCGACGGCTGGGACTACTCGCCCGGTTCGATCTCCCGCTCCTATAAGCCGTGCGCCAAGTCCGGCATCGACATGTCGGGCGACGAGTGCTGGGCGGGTCAGGCACTGCAG
The DNA window shown above is from Streptomyces sp. TLI_171 and carries:
- a CDS encoding DUF5134 domain-containing protein yields the protein MHGPALVSWLLAALAAGSGGYCGWRVRRRRSEPSCGEHRSRHESDVLEAAMGLGMAGMALLPGVFWGWPYALLAAVLLVGALAGRGRGLRAHRLHHGIGALAMAYMALAMAGGSPGGHAAHHGQPGGLPVLTGVLLVYFGAYALWEGSRVLTSGGAAVAAAPLPRACRAAMGIGMFAMLLTV
- a CDS encoding MFS transporter, which produces MTDTTAQAGSTATSPADPTNPTHSTDTHWSPRLWGALVVLCAAMFLDALDVSMVGVALPSIGADLHLSDSALQWVVSGYVLGYGGLLLLGGRAADLLGRRRVFLVALAVFAAASLLGGLVDSGPLLIGARFLKGVSAAFTAPAGLSIITTTFAEGPARNRALSIYTTCSAAGFSLGLVISGLLTSAGWRLTFLMPVPVALIALVAGIKLLPRQHGEHRATGGYDVAGAITGTVAVLLLVFTVTEAQGAGWLSLRTIGSLLLVAALAAAFLLIEARTAHPLVRLGIFRNAGVRRANLTALTLMGSYAGFQFVATLYLQRLLGWSALETALGLLPGGAVVAFSAGAVGRLLDRFGPERVLPVGVASMALGYALFLRLDEHSGFAGLVLPSMLLIGAGFALAFPSINVAATSGVSDDEQGLASGLVNTALQVGGAIVLAVTTAVLTAGTGGGTDAHAQLAGYRPALLLVTGTTALGLLIALTGALRSGRRPVELPPVPDYRYPEASTATETEVLSKR
- a CDS encoding M56 family metallopeptidase; translated protein: MTALLSLLVLGLLLATVAPSRLARARWPEREPVLALLVWQMLVVAVLLCCVLSLLLASAAALPAWRDVVFAGAPAGVEESYALAGLEGWGRLSAAVLAAGGVWTAVSLAREVRSARAERGHRHDQLVRRAPELPDSLTPRRRVREPLVVLENVRPQAWSLPGPRARLVVTTGALQQLSDRELAAVLSHERGHVRARHHWLAQCAQALATGFPGVEVFSAFRDQVAVLVELAADDRAARRHGRVTTALALAELNSEVFASCPPRQLAQSPARVDRLLLGAPRLPVPARLGWTLAALAAPLGAALLAAAPGLSALF
- a CDS encoding DUF397 domain-containing protein; the encoded protein is MREAYNGMAAADLDGVVWQKSRHSNSKGNCVEFAALANGEVAMRNSRFPEGPALVYTRAEITAMLLGVKDGEFDHLGGTP
- a CDS encoding G8 domain-containing protein — translated: MDQRDNDQPAAGRHRRPVVGRRRMLTWLAVGTVTALGGGVALRQSLAGAGEPVARLPLPSGAPTGHQHGTPAPPPASAGPQPSLSPPPVDEGGRKWSDPKGWGGKVPAAGSAVRITDKVLLDADVQVGSLLVEKTGSLVFAKDRSLTLASAGNVEVRGTLALAPDAAHTHTLRFPNVDERRFQGGGMTVVDSDTGLWVTGQGYLRLDGAPRTAWVRAAADLRPGDSTIRLAAAPEGWQPGDELAVTPTAGPDADDFSTSYDLVTVEQVDGATVTLSAPLKHAHPRVAVGGGPTFGAEVLNLSRNVRVEGTEQGRAHVHLTSSRPADVRHTAIRWMGPRADGKDSWNGKPVTEPVLGRYGLHFHMLLDSSRGTVVEGVVVRDTGSHAFVPHAAHGIAFRGCISHNTWEDAYWWDGPIDTRTPQGPSNDIAYEGCVASRTVYEPNPRGYRLTGFSLGAGTGSSARDCVAVGVQGATGASGYEWPETSEGVWTFERCLAHNNLENGVFVWLNAEHHHTVTQFVGYHNGGWGIEHGAYLNDFDYTASVLYGNGAGGVAIHALGRDKGTVFDGLLIDAAGHSDYAVATFKHQLDGETVTLSRSRLTGYRKAGVAFRATDDGKPDDIAVLDCEFGGTELWLDPESPEPKRILFRKAGQSQAVALSKGGGQGLAGTPWNAATAPAEAPGPPRAVALPALKFTDSAPRTGRIAG
- a CDS encoding sirohydrochlorin chelatase, translating into MSTAAIPGAPLPVRTPGSRARGRHRAERREIVAGSPALVLAVPAVAGPESRPIVDELLSIVRGEQPGIEVTAAYLGGEDAPTVADLLAGAAEAGLPAPVIQPLTPGPHEFLSELTKLAAETGAQVLDPLGPHTKLSEAVHVRLSEAGLARADRARLFAIATAADGVVLTTVGGQDAAEAAGMTGVLLASRLAVPVVPAALDVPGSVAAAVAHLRAMGAERPALAPLVIGPEADSELLATAAEETGCPSAAPIGAYPTVGQLIAATYLAVLPEPTQEQLEAAAAASEQRTPGAHAAR
- a CDS encoding ATP-binding protein gives rise to the protein MSTGTALATDPHVVSCTLAPRFEAVRTAREFTRDALNGWGLGELFDDVALVASELVTNALRHALGQSEPSRVPAQSSPQLAAGALPIRISLVHRAPQVVCAVSDPSSTGPIAREADFVAESGRGLHLVDSFSRSWGWHPLAGAGKVVWALFDARAAEPVTESSLSNLGRHRRSA
- a CDS encoding helix-turn-helix transcriptional regulator, translating into MTTVQPGGGSMVRRILLGSQLRRLREGCAITREDAGYAIRASESKISRMELGRVSFKERDVADLLSLYGLSGGAERESLLALVREANKSGWWHSYNDVLPNWFQTYIGLEEAAALIRTYEVQFVPGLLQCEEYAGAIFAQNRPTLAEDEIDRRVALRTRRQKLLTDGRGPKLWAVIDEAALRRPVGGPEVMRAQLEHLVELAQLPSVVIQVMPFRFGAHAGESGAFSVLRFPEQDLPDVVYLEQLTSALYLDKRDDVDEYLQVMERLCVDSLTPQQTLDLLRTILKGQ
- a CDS encoding MarR family winged helix-turn-helix transcriptional regulator, which produces MTDLDPDHDPAAEAELTQQWRALLARHAATSCAIDRELGEAYGLGVSEFELLERLWEFEQGKRTGDARAQVVAGTVHLSQSAFSRLVARLEKAGLVQRSLCEADRRGIYITLTGEGRERYLKARPVHRRILAETLGE